The Glycine soja cultivar W05 chromosome 19, ASM419377v2, whole genome shotgun sequence genomic sequence AGGTACATTATtacattttctcctatttttaatACTCATTGAATAGtaattaacaatatataatcTCTTTATTTATCATGCATGTTAGTTTGGCACTGTTAATTAACTCTTTTGTTCTTGTTTTCTATAGCTGACTAAACAACATGCAATTACATATTGatccattaattaatttatttgttttaaattttaaatggttCGAACTCTGCTGTGTTTCTGAATTAATTATTAGCAACAACAGCTAGCTCTCGAGTTTTTTTATggaagaactaaaataaaataaaataaaacgacGTCAAGTGTttgaactaattttttaatttaatctcatttaaaaataatgtttcacACTCCATAAACTCTGTCAAtgcatgaaaagaaaagaaagaaagaaaaaaaagggaaaaaaatagagaaaaaagtaAATGACGTAATAGAAGAGTGagatggaaaaaaaagaaaaaggagatgAAATAAGTGTAAGAGAAAAATGatgtagaaaaattaaaatattttctaatatataacattttataaatgtttaacatgttttgaattaaaaagaaaatcaaataataaaaccaGCTGGGGTTTTCAACAACTTGTTGCGATCATTGAACTCAATATTTGAAGATATATGGTCAGTTGATAGCCACGaagcaattaaaaatattggcAGTAAAACTTCTTACTCTAACCCTTATAAATACAGATGAGACCTTAGATAATGATGAACATAGACACATATATACTTATTACATTTCATCAAACTTAGCCCTAGCCAGAATTAGCCCTGTTGTGTCATCGATCTCACAAGAGAGCAATATCATGTGGTCTCTAGTAACGGATCTCATTAGAGCTCTTGCAGCAAGAGTTATACACCAACTCATCCATAAAGATTTCCATGAAGCAGTGGCTAGGATGACAATAATAGACGCTTTTCTCTTCATCGTGCAATCCCTTCTTCAtcttaattatcatttaaaataaaatgtttttaatctctatatttTCGTTAAATCTTAtgtttatattatcatttattacatGATTAATTTCTATTGTGTTTGTGCATGTGTATTCATGTCCTAGCTAGTAGAAGTAATTGATCTAATGAATTTATATACGATCATGATTGCATGGTTATTATTCTAATTCTTCCTTccgttttttttcctttgcatGTGGCATACGCAGATTGTACACTCCATAGACAAGTTGGGGTTATGGCATCGTTTGCCTGTTTTCTTTGGACTATTATACTTGGGCATTCGTCGTCACCTTCAACAACAATACAACCTCTTCAACGTTGGAACAACACCAGTAGGAATTAGGTTCAACCCTTCTGATTTTCCATACAGAACAGATGATGGAAAATATAATGACCCTTTCAACGAAGTTGCTGGCAGCCAAGGGTCTTTCTTTGGCAGAAATATTCTCCCTGTAGATCATAAAAACAAGGTCCACAATTTACATCTCATCCTACAAACATGTATACAATTAAGctaatgaattttataaaaaaaatattaatatcagtcctaattaaaactattttttattaaaaaaaatgattatgcgggaaatataacaattttttttatcctaaattctaattttaatatagaaggtttaattatgttataagtctctcaaattaaaaggttttcttttttagtctcttaaaataaaatataaatgttaccCCAAATTTAAGGAACTAagaaatacaaatttttatttgaggagagaaactaaaaaaaatattttatttaatttaaaagaataaaaatataaaactttatttgcagattaaataaatatttttttttaatttgagggactaaaaatataattaaatcttaatAGAATTACGGGTAATTTTTATGAGCTGCAACTAATTGGTTGAGACTATATTTTGGGAAAgaagtgtttttattttatcctctctagtttattatatttaaatccatcacttttcaatttctttttttttttcaagtatttgatttaaaaataaaattttatgttttttccaATAATAATAGTTACTAACTACTTTTGTTGCCTCCACTAAGTTAAGATcttaaattattactaattatgtttggtttctttaaacAAAATCTTGAAtctaaatattttgaatgaaaaaatatgattgaataAAGAAATTCTATTTAAAGTGATTAGTAAAGCTCTCCAGTAAAGATTAATCTTTAATGAACAAATTCGCATAAATATTAAggtgacaaaaaattaattataaacatgaaaattattAGTGTTAGTTGAGCTTAATTTTGACTGATTCAGTTGATGAGCCtatcattaatttgatttgttattaatttattttgtccaGCCCTTGCTAGGTGGTGAATGTAATTTGAAAGCATAATCTTGTGTGCAGCTGTTGAAGCCTGATCCAATGGTGGTAGCCACGAAACTACTAGCTAGGAGGACATACAAGGACACTGGGAAGCAATTCAATGTGATAGCAGCTTCTTGGATTCAGTTTATGATTCATGATTGGATCGATCATCTAGAGGACACCAACCAGGTGCTTATAATTATACCTAGTATAgcgataattaaattttaaaacatatttaaaaaaacacttttcaaaaatttaatagGCAACGAGTTGGTCACAATCCTAATATCATCCATTAAGCTAGATTAGGCAAAAGGAAACTCATTCTGAGAGAAGTCAATGtcttttaacataaaataaatgttattttctaGATTAAATAACTTCCATATCCTTTATCTCTAGCATGGTACCTCtcgaacactttttttttttttgttttggcttCAGCTAGCAGActtattgcttctttttttccatTCTGTATGCATAACATAGAAAACCAAATACCCTTAGATAACCATGTGAAGATGGTTCCCCATTGAGCATCTTAAATGGAGTTTTACCATTCAAGAGTGTGACGTTGGTgttctatttattttagatatatCCAACAATTAAGATGTACTCACCCCAGAAAGAGATTGATATAGGTTTCAACCCGACCATTTTATAGGGGGCTTCCTTTACATAATGCATGATGTTCTAAACACAATTCTATTTATGCTTAACAAATTGTCTTTAAACATGTGAATTTTGTTCCATTATCATTCTGAGTCGTTTTAATTTGCTTCTAATATTATCTTTCTATCAGAgcaataaaattcaacaaagcTTGTGAACTTATATTTTATCAAGTAGCAAGTTACAGGTAGATCCGATCCAGACTGTTAGAGACAATTAATCTATGATagtaaaaagaaacaataagcaTCACAAGAGAATGGAGTTGTGTAGAGTCCCGTAAATCACAGTGAACCATTTCAAACTACTAAAAACCTTATGGTTACTTGAGGGAAAATTGTCTCTAGTTCGCTTTGCCCTTTGAAACACATAACATGCTTTATTTCCAAACACGCCATTTTTGCTACTAAGCTTTAAGATTAACTTTGTAACATTCAAGGATCTCTGGTGCGTTACAAAGTTAATCTTAAAGCTTAGTAGCAAAAATGGCGTGTTTGGAAATAAAGCATGTTATGTGTTTCAAAGGCACCTCACCAAACTTTGTAAGCTATCTCATGCTAAATTCCCCTGAAAATATAGAGATCATCTCTTCAGTTTAGTTACTACAACAAATAATATTGTTCTTGATGTATGGTCTTACATAACACATGGAGTTAGTGAACTTAATTATACAATTAGCATCATCTATCGATAATCTACATTGTTTCTTTACCCAACATCCTTTCAACATTGCTTCAATTCCCTTGTAATTGTTGTTGTCTCTTTCGCAAGCACACCGGCCAAATCGTTCAACATTGCTTCCCTTTAGTTGATTTTGTGAAACTTTAGAACAACAaagcataatataaaaaaatttacacgcacataaaaattatatatgctcTTTTTATTTACTCCATGTTCTGATAATCgtgaagattatttttttaagagataatCAAGATGATATTTATCTTTTCGTGGAACTGTcatacatgcatatatatacaGATTGAACTCATCGCACCAAGAGAAGTTGCAAGCCAATGCCCTCTCAAATCTTTCAAGTTCTACAAGACAAAGGAAATTCCCACTGGCTTCTTTGAGATCAAATCCGGATCGTCAAACATCCGTACACCTTGGtggtaagattttattttttgtgtgctTAGCAATGATATCTGCGGCATTTAGTGCTTGGTCGATGGAGAGAGCCAATGGCCTTGTGCTATATGGTAACTTGTATTTTACCTGTATACTACTTGTGATACAGAGTGTTTATAATAAAACTTATTTGcctacccaaaaaaaaaatgatatttacgGCATACGTGGGGGGAAAAATGAGCCAAAATAATTTGTAGAAGACCGAAAATTTGCTTAAAGTTAAAAAGttatgtgtgtgagagagaattATATATAGCTTCAATATGACGTTTGAAGAGTAGactaatatatataagaaaaatgttacatgAAACATCTAATATGTTATTTGATAACTAGagtgatgaaaaaaaaagagaaaaaatatatgtatattagaATTTACAtaggaagagagaaataaaagatGCTGAAAAGgatgtttaaaataatgaaatgtatgtgtattattattctatatataattatgttgatTAAAATCAGCCGTTATTAAGTTATTAGTCGATCTAATATGACAATTAACTTGCATGGATTTGGTTATAATTAAAAGGGATGGAAGCGTCATATATGGAAGCAATAGAGAAGTTTTAGAGAAAGTGAGAACTTTCAAAGATGGGAAGATAAAGATATCAAAGGATGGTCATCTTCTCCATAACGAAAATGGAACAGCAATTTCAGGTGATGTCCGGAATAGTTGGGCTGGTGTTTCAACCTTGCAGGCACTTTTCACTCAAGAGCACAATGCAGTATGTGATGCTCTCAAGGTACGAGTTGAAGCatttgaataacacaattagcTTATGTTTGTTTGGTCATTTTAAGAAGTTATCCCAACTAGGTTGGCACCACACCAAACCCCTATTATGAGGAATAAGCCGGgaatttattaataacaaataataagtAGTAAAGTAACTTAGGAGGACATGAACCAAAGCAAAGGAAGCTTGAAACACTAAGACAATACTACCTAAACCtatagttagaaaaaaaaaaacattgtctaTCACGTACAAAAAACGAGCAATGATGTTAGGGAGAGAATCCCACCAACAAAATCCCTCAAACCGCTAGCTTTGTGTGAATGTAACAAGTGCTAATTAAAAACAATGGCAGAACTTTAAGATGTagtttcgaaaaaaaaaaattgacacccAATGTTAATTGacattttgagagaaaaaaaatgtaagtataATAGAtgatataatttgatttcttttagatgatgatataatttgataaaaaaaaaagagatataaaaaaaatataagggtATCAAAAAATCAACCtcttaaataattgtttttggtATTGTTTTACAATCATAATTAAAGTTTCGTCTTAATAACCTATGCTAATATTGAAAATAATCCTTCAGAAAACATTACAATCAATCAAGAAGTGCTAAAAGATAAACAGTTACTATTTCACAAGAGATACTACTTCCTTCGTACAATATAATATTGGTTTCGTATTATTTTacacagataaaaaaaagtaataaaaaaggaaagaaaaaaataattttataaaattaaccttaGAAAATTTCTAATGAGAGTGCTTACatgagttatttaattttaaatatcattgcttaatttgttttctcCATTGGAACAGATGGCATGATGTTGCTTATATAAGCAttgttgtttatataaattgcTTAACAAATTTATACCAtaaatagaatatttttaaGTATGATAAGACcgtaaaattaaactaatattcACTTCAACAACGTTAATGTTAAAGTGAATttcatgtaaaatatttaaatttatgtggaATTATAAGACGACATACAATTCTGATAAGCAACCATTTACATAACAATACATTGTAGATACTCTTATATcattattgaataatttatagattttattgttcatcattaatattataagagatataagtgaaaaaactaaaatcacaatcattttaaaataatttttttctcttacaaagttaatattatagttttttaatttgtagatATAATCATAAAtgttttgaattaatttcaaaaataaaagtaatcttaaaatgataacttaattaataaaaccaggtgcttaaatgtaaaatatcattgtcttaaaaataatcttaaaaagagaatttatctaacaaaattctattaaattaatctaaaatgtattatacatttttaagttgatataaaattatattattaaaatatgtaataatttaaaatattttattttatataatattattttttctatattttaaaaataaggaaaaGGAAATACTAACTATATGCAATTATCTTCGTGAAAATGTGCTCCTTCAGAGTAATTATCCTCActtggaagatgaagaagtttatCGTCATGCAAGATTGGTGACCTCAGCTGTGATTGCAAAGGTTCATACTATCGATTGGACCGTAGAGCTCCTTAAAACTGACACTTTACTAGCAGCAATGCATGCTAATTGGTAAGACTCTAAACACTATAgttctcacacacacacaaaaaaaaatgtatttgtaTCTTATTTGTAGACGTAAAACAATAACTTATAGATTATATCttcttaatataataattgtttacttgtattttaatttatattaaaaagataatttaatttgtaaagaaattataacatattatatatattttaataaatatcataaCATATATGGAAATATTTAACAAtggtgtcttttgttttgaaaatacttGATGATGTTAATCGATAGTTAGCTGAAATAAAAAGCTGCTATTTTATACAAACTTTTAAGATGATTAAAATGAAGCATGATTTATTTCTGAAAAAGTTAAGTCCAACATATACTTTGGAttggattttttaattttttttaattttcaggtATGGATTATTAGGGAAGACATTTAAGGATACATTTGGGCATGTTGGTGGAGCCGCCTTGGGTGGACTAGTGGGTCTTAAGAGACCAGAAAATCATGGTGTCACATACTCTTTAACTGAGGAATTTGTGAGTGCTTATAGAATACACTCACTCTTGCCTGATAACTTGCAATTGAGAGACATATCTGCTACCCCAGGACCTAACAAATCTCCACCATTAATCAAAGAGTATGATAATATTACAATATTTCATGTGAGCATCTattaaaaaaagtctttttttttttttcttgaaatgcTTACAAAGGAAAATCTCTGGCATTTGTTGATATATAGGATTCCTATGAAAAATTTGATTGGAGTGCAAGGAGAAGAAGCATTGACAAAAATAGGAGTTGAAAGGCAACTTGTGTCAATGGGTCATCAAGCTTGTGGGGCCCTAGAGCTTTGGAACTATCCATTGTGGCTCAGAGATCTTGTACCACAGAACATAGATGGAACCGAAAGGAAAGATCATATAGATCTTGCTGCTCTTGAAAGTAGGATAAGTCAAtgcaattttattcttaaacaaTAAACACCCTCTTTTTAATTATGAGAGGCTAGGAAATAACCCAACAATATGATGCAGTTTACAGGGATAGAGAGAGGAGTGTGGCTAGATATAACCAATTCAGAAGGGCTTTATTGTTGATACCTATCTCCAAGTGGGAAGATCTAACAGATGACCAAGAAGCAATTCAAGTATTGGAAGAGGTATATGGTGATGACATTGAAGAGTTAGATCTACTAGTAGGCCTCATggcagagaagaaaataaagggtTTTGCAATTAGCGAGACAGCTTTTACAATATTCATATTCATGTCAAGCaggtaaaaacaaataaaagcactgtttttaactatttatacctacatTGGCTTAATACTTCTAATTGTTAGGAATAGAAAGTTCGACCAATGTTAACcatcatttttaattgaaattacttTATATCAATATTATGATTCGAAAAAAAAACCTGACAATATTGATAGTGGTTTATCATTAAATAGTATATAAAaggattaaagaaaaatttcaacttttctAATTGTACATGATACTCAACAAAACACTAATTATTGGTTATAAAatgtttctcttaaaaaaaattattctatattAATTTTCTATCTCTAAAAGATGCATTGGACATGTTATATCCCAACCATATAATTATTCGTAATGAAAATTATAGTAATAGATGTAAAcctctattaattaattttacaggAGGCTAGAAGCTGACAGATTCTTCACTAGTAATTTTAATGAGGATGCGTATACCAAGAAAGGACTAGAATGGGTGAACACAACTGAGAGCTTGAAGAATGTGATTGATCGTCACTATCCTGAAATGACACATAAGTGGTTAAACTCTTCGAGTGTTTTTTCTGTTTGGAACTCACCCCCAAACACTCAAAATCCCATTCCTTTATACCTTCGTGTTTCCCATTAATCTATTTCTACTAATATTTggctttctttttcaaaaaaaaaatggatttctATCTTTATTGTAGTTGAGTTGAAGTATATAATCTATCTTAATTGTATCTTGAATTtgactatttttatgtttgtattTAGTCTTCTTAAACAatacttcattttatttttattggatgCCGCATATTAATTAGATTATTTGTATGttggtgaaaaataaataaattctattttattattcttttagtaGGGTTATTAACTTATTTCAATCTTATTGAAATTTGTTTAGTTGACTTTGTATTCATTTGTTAAATTTAGTGTGCAATTCcttaaagaaaataagtaacactttcaaaaaaaaagttgagataaaatacttattttgaaaTTGTGTAACATTCCctctttatcataattttagaAACAAATACATCATCTTTCcttttgtaaacaaaaaaactaaataattacATTCTTTAACGTGTCtagaatgttaaaaaataaaataaaaattaatttaaatttaactatataaattgataattttgttaatcattaataaatacattattgaataaaatattttttatgtgtgcatgtctaaaataaatgtttatgccTTTAAATAAGTTTTGACCACATCTTTGTGGTTTAAAATGccttattgtttttaatgaaaatcatcTTTGGCtttgttaaagagaaaaaaaagtaaaaaagcatGCAGCACATTCAATTTTTGGTAACATAGCTAGGAATAACATGTAAGTTATTATTTCACACTTTAATATTTCAAAgtatacttttattattataaataattttttttaatttttaatatgaaaaacctATAAATAGCCCAATAAGGTAAGTTGGCTTATATAAAGACGGGGTATGGGCCTAACAATAAGTTTTgaccataaaaatataaagtaggTTAGGTCCAATTTAGATAGGATCTAATTCAATTCAACTCATTTTTACATGAACTTCTAGAGCaatttcttgcttcttcttttttctatgAGATTTGTGTGGTATCCCTTTAGCATAATTCTAGGGTGAAATATTCTTAAGGCTGGCCACAAGTAATCAAGGTGAGGTaatcttgatttttattttttttcgtaATAATTGAATTCAGGTACTAGTCAATTTACAACAActcatacatattttttaactaattgagTTAGACTTCCTTGATAACTTTGATTGTAAAAATTGTTCTATTATAATAACTCTTGAATGAATATTAGTAGAAGGAAATCTCAAGCTTGGCTTAGGGATTAAGTGTAAGTCACAAGTGGTTGGTGGTCAAACTAGGATAAAAATCCTTGTTTGTTTCTCTATCCTTTACTCATTTATAATTGTGCAATTTGTCTTTATTATTTGGCTAAATTACTATTTTGGTCTAAAACTACTCCCAGAATCCATGACCCACGCAACAAATCCAACTTCGTCGAGGTTGAAGTCTTGTTCGATGGCAATAATTAGGTTGTTGTTCTCGCCATTGGTTGTAGCGTTGGTTAGGTCGAGGAACTCGCCATTGTAGGGCGTCAAAGAAAATTGCAACCCTGGGACTAAATCAAAGATGGTTAAagggataaaaaaatgtaagttcCTTATATGTGTTAACCTAGAAATCGATCACTGATCCAATTGGAGTTCCTCaacataaaactgaaaaataatgaCAACAAGTGATTGAGTTCAATAATTTctcatataaaattattgacTCTCGAGAGATATAGTAATATAAAGAAGACAAAATTATTTCAAGCATGGATAGAATGAGAAACACCCTTTGTTTCAAAGTTTCAAAAAGGAGAGGATGGATTATTCACATTTCATTTCATGGTAAGAGACAAATTAAAAGCTAAATTATGGTAATAAGAATTtttccccaaaaaaataaaagtatctcCTACATTACTCATACCAtgtagaaataataatataatttcataaaatcatTCAATCTGAATTTGATTGACAAAAGAGATGAAGTGATGATGAAAAAAGAATAGAGGTATATCACAAAacaaatgaagagaaaaagaaaaagaaaatagaaaacatcCTAGCCatttattcaaaagaaaaaaagaatctaACAGTTGTAAACTTGTCTCCCACGATGGAAACAACATTTCCTTAAAAAGTTACTTTTTAGTATATGTTAtccaaataaaattacaatatttcaaaattaattatataataatcacaatgatttaaaattaattttgtcggCACATATCTAAATACCCACTTAGACAATATAAGAACATGTTTGGTTTAATATTTGGTGGCTTCAAACATGCTTTTGGACCATTAGACGGATTATATCCCATGTTTTGCGGCCTCCAAAAGCCATTTTTCTTACCAACTTTTACTCCAATCGGAGTTTGGTATGGAAACACATGTGAGCtccttttccattttttgttttcagtttggataatttaataataaaaaaatttccaacAATCATTAAGTCTCATTTTACCCACTGTGCATTATATTTTACCCACTGCATAGAGCAACTTTCCTTCATTTAAACAAGATTTATTATATCAAACATATTTTGACcaagaaatatttaaacataaatcatgttatataaact encodes the following:
- the LOC114400168 gene encoding alpha-dioxygenase 1-like, which encodes MWSLVTDLIRALAARVIHQLIHKDFHEAVARMTIIDAFLFIIVHSIDKLGLWHRLPVFFGLLYLGIRRHLQQQYNLFNVGTTPVGIRFNPSDFPYRTDDGKYNDPFNEVAGSQGSFFGRNILPVDHKNKLLKPDPMVVATKLLARRTYKDTGKQFNVIAASWIQFMIHDWIDHLEDTNQIELIAPREVASQCPLKSFKFYKTKEIPTGFFEIKSGSSNIRTPWWDGSVIYGSNREVLEKVRTFKDGKIKISKDGHLLHNENGTAISGDVRNSWAGVSTLQALFTQEHNAVCDALKSNYPHLEDEEVYRHARLVTSAVIAKVHTIDWTVELLKTDTLLAAMHANWYGLLGKTFKDTFGHVGGAALGGLVGLKRPENHGVTYSLTEEFVSAYRIHSLLPDNLQLRDISATPGPNKSPPLIKEIPMKNLIGVQGEEALTKIGVERQLVSMGHQACGALELWNYPLWLRDLVPQNIDGTERKDHIDLAALEIYRDRERSVARYNQFRRALLLIPISKWEDLTDDQEAIQVLEEVYGDDIEELDLLVGLMAEKKIKGFAISETAFTIFIFMSSRRLEADRFFTSNFNEDAYTKKGLEWVNTTESLKNVIDRHYPEMTHKWLNSSSVFSVWNSPPNTQNPIPLYLRVSH